AATAAATTGACAGGCGATAATACAACAACTCAAACCCTGGTCATATACATGTACactttcaaaattaatttttcttatatatctAAAGCTGGACACATCTTGGGGTGGTTGGCGCGCTTAGAAAAATCGACTAGGATTGTAAAAGAATAATCCTCAtaagtttaactcagttggtagggacattacatatatatatatatatatatatatatatatatatatatatatatatatatatatatatatatatatatatataagaactGGAGTTTCTAGCAACTAAGctacatgacaaaaaaaaataaaaaaaaaataaactattgctaaataaaattaaaattatcatGGGTAAGCTAAGTCCTTGTCCTTTATTAAGGTTTGAAAAAATTAGCATGTAATCCTTTGTCAGCCAAAGTCCTTATAGCAGCAGCCACCAAAAGAACACTGAGAAGCATCCCTAAGCAACCAAGTACGAGGTTGAAGCACCATACTACACCCTTTGCACGTGGTTTCTTAATTGCTAGCCACATGAAACAAGGGTATGCATATGTAACAGGCACGAGGGTAATTCCACCAAGGAGTGCTGCAAGGCTTGGCAAGAAAGGGAATGTGACCGCTATAAAAAATGTGATCCCTCCAAAGATTAAGCGTAAGCATGTTCTCAACCATCGTGGACATTTCTGATTCTTTAAGATTGTGTATCTTAGTTCCAAGTTGTCAAAAACAGGCATGGCGTAGACTTGGAAGCTACACAAACAATGCAATATCACTAGAACATATAATGCACCCATTGAGAATTTTGTTACTTGTTGTTTGTGAAATTGTGTGAACGCCGTTAATAATCCTCGAtcaggtatctgaaaggaatatgaatacacaaaattaaatattaattaagattttaatttaaaaacaatatcATTGTAACAAGTTTTTACACGCTCTACTTTTATGATAACCACTCTTAAGATCACAAGCATAAGCATGAACATTTTTGATGTGCTAACCTGATTTCCATATGCCCAGAATCCGATAATTGCGAGGGGAAATAGACATGTGGCAATGAGTATATATGAAACAGTGACTCCTCTGCGCATTGgttcttttgaagtttctttaaaatttgaagGAAGTGTCCCCTATAAAACAAAGACAGAGTTATTTAGGGAAGTTGTGAGGTGTAAATGTTTTCCTAATTCCAACTAATTAATTTAGACATTGATAGTTTGATGCATCATAGTTCatagatattttatttataaaacatataatatatgtatatgatGAAGGCTAGTAattcaatataataaatatcaTGTCATAATAATATTACCTGTATTTCTAGCACAACATTGTGCCCTCTAAAAGCTAGCACAATAATTCCAATAGCATTCATAATGTCACTAATCTTCACTACAGAGGATTCTTGTGACATCAATGTAGTACTATAGGACACACCCATTGGCCTACCCTTCTTAACAGAAAGGGACCAAAAGAGTGTGCAGTAACTGATTGCAATAACAGCGCCCACCAAAGAGACAGTAGCTATTGAATTGAGATTAGGCAACTGAGCAATGAGTATGGCTGCACAAGTAAACACCAAGAACCACTCCACACCGCTTAGCGAGTGAGCGCTACATGTCTGAACTCCGTTATCATTTTCACAAAGAATCTTGAATAATTGTTTCATTGTCCCACCACCAGTGATTATAAGCGTAACACAAGTACCTCCTGATAGGTACATTACTGGAAATAGTGCTGCTAATTTTCCTAACCTTTCCCCTGAAATTAATATGCACAagtaaaattgaattaaatgtGAGTACAATATTCATTAATTTGATGGCTAAGAGTGTGATAGATAGACTCTATTTAATAGACAATAAGAATAAGATAAATGTTCTTACCAAAGGCAGACATAGCAAGGAAGAGGTATCTACTATGACGTTTTCTAGAGGCAGATTCATGAAGCTCAATTAGGAGAAATATTGTATAAAGTTGCCAAATGAATGCAATTGTTAAACACACACTACCCCATGCCCTACAAGTAGTAAAATAGACATTAGTGCCACATTagttattaataaatttttctttccacaaatgttttttataatattctaaatATGATTAAGATATCTACGTGGTTTATTTGGTTTAGTCAACATTAGTTGAAGCTTTTCAAAAAGGTCTGGAATTTTTAAATTCTAATACTGAAGACCAGAGTCTCACATtttcgataaaaaaaattgtaacaggACCGATATCACTTTGAATTTTCAACAAAGTaaagttgaataaaaaattatggtaAAGTTAAGTGAAATTTCAAGGAagcttttaaaatatttttaaattcagtCGGTCTTGAATTGTTGACTTTGAATGCAAGACAAAACTAGCTAAGTTACAATCATCAACAGACTGATGGTGGTTGCGAAAACGTGATTagtaatttactatttttcaattttaaatataagcaaaaaaaaccaataaatctgatttatattatagaccaaatttattaacaaatctaaaaagtagtttttttttttccttccttattttaaaattgagagAGTAACATCTTTGTTTAAGTAAAAACATacgatatatttttaaatattcaaaAAGAGATTCTAAAAAGTTCCGAATCTAACTATATTTTAAATCATACTATCTTTGTtccatatatattataatattacaaGAGAcggtttattttttaaatttattgaataattgatgtatttagtctatacaattgatatatttgatcaGGTACaacaattattcaatgaatctaaaaagtgaattgtCTTTTGAATAAATAACCAGAGGTACTATTATACAGTATATTGCATTATTCATATTATACAATATT
This portion of the Trifolium pratense cultivar HEN17-A07 linkage group LG3, ARS_RC_1.1, whole genome shotgun sequence genome encodes:
- the LOC123913706 gene encoding lysine histidine transporter-like 8, translating into MGEVHHHDDEDEYLRSELALLQFSDANFKSPLSPTLFIHIHDEPTTNSGSESDSLSSESEQVQHPKDEWLPITESRNGNAYYAVFHILNSNIGFQALMLPVAFATLGWAWGSVCLTIAFIWQLYTIFLLIELHESASRKRHSRYLFLAMSAFGERLGKLAALFPVMYLSGGTCVTLIITGGGTMKQLFKILCENDNGVQTCSAHSLSGVEWFLVFTCAAILIAQLPNLNSIATVSLVGAVIAISYCTLFWSLSVKKGRPMGVSYSTTLMSQESSVVKISDIMNAIGIIVLAFRGHNVVLEIQGTLPSNFKETSKEPMRRGVTVSYILIATCLFPLAIIGFWAYGNQIPDRGLLTAFTQFHKQQVTKFSMGALYVLVILHCLCSFQVYAMPVFDNLELRYTILKNQKCPRWLRTCLRLIFGGITFFIAVTFPFLPSLAALLGGITLVPVTYAYPCFMWLAIKKPRAKGVVWCFNLVLGCLGMLLSVLLVAAAIRTLADKGLHANFFKP